The Paenibacillus sp. MBLB1832 genome has a window encoding:
- the cimA gene encoding citramalate synthase: MPTSVKIFDTTLRDGTQGEGISLSVEDKIKIARKLDELGVHYIEGGWPGSNSKDIEFFERARSMTFKNAKITAFGSTRRKDSLASDDINLNRLVESGASVATIFGKSWDFHVTTAIQTTLEENLNMIYDSVLFLKKSGMEVIYDAEHFFDGYKNNPEYALQTIRKAQDAGADWIVLCDTNGGSLPGEVSEIVSIVTKSVTTPVGIHAHNDCELGVANSLAAVQAGARQVQGTINGYGERCGNANLSSIIPNLQLKLHYEVISVEELQTLTSVSRYISEIANMHMPVNQPYVGNAAFAHKGGIHVSAILKDASTYEHTKPELVGNKQRVLVSELAGQSNVLVKAQELNLDFNKEHQKTKEIIEKIKEMEHQGYQFEGADATLELLLREAFEGLEEIFTLESFKMLVEKSANQAVVSEAIVKVKVHGETIYTAAEGNGPVNALDNALRKALIQYYPDIKNIHLSDYKVRVLDEKGATAGKVRVLMETTDFKSTWNTLGVSSNIIEASWYALVDSLRYALISRQRVEPVNKDQQERLGLVNH, translated from the coding sequence ATGCCAACATCAGTCAAAATCTTCGACACCACCCTTCGAGACGGGACACAAGGAGAAGGAATCTCCCTTTCCGTCGAGGATAAAATTAAAATTGCCCGCAAGCTGGATGAGCTTGGGGTTCATTATATTGAAGGCGGATGGCCGGGCAGCAACAGCAAAGACATTGAATTCTTTGAACGCGCTCGCAGCATGACATTCAAGAATGCCAAGATTACTGCTTTCGGAAGCACAAGACGCAAAGATTCACTTGCATCAGACGACATTAATTTAAATCGTCTCGTGGAATCTGGCGCCAGCGTTGCGACGATCTTCGGAAAATCATGGGATTTCCACGTGACCACCGCGATCCAAACGACGCTCGAAGAAAATTTGAATATGATCTACGACTCCGTTCTTTTTCTGAAAAAGAGTGGCATGGAAGTCATCTATGACGCAGAGCATTTCTTTGACGGCTACAAGAACAACCCTGAATACGCACTCCAAACCATCCGCAAGGCGCAAGACGCGGGGGCAGATTGGATCGTTCTCTGTGACACGAATGGCGGATCCTTACCAGGTGAGGTTTCCGAAATCGTCTCCATTGTAACGAAGAGTGTAACAACTCCCGTAGGCATTCACGCGCATAACGATTGTGAATTAGGTGTAGCGAACTCACTTGCAGCCGTACAAGCAGGAGCAAGACAAGTTCAAGGTACCATTAACGGGTATGGCGAACGCTGTGGGAATGCCAACTTAAGCTCCATTATTCCCAACTTGCAACTAAAGCTTCACTATGAAGTGATTTCCGTAGAAGAACTGCAAACCCTAACTTCGGTTTCCCGATATATCAGCGAAATCGCCAATATGCATATGCCGGTTAATCAACCCTATGTGGGTAACGCTGCATTTGCACACAAAGGCGGCATTCATGTATCTGCCATCCTCAAAGATGCAAGTACATATGAGCACACCAAGCCTGAGCTTGTCGGGAACAAACAACGCGTTCTTGTCTCTGAACTAGCTGGTCAAAGCAACGTGCTGGTGAAAGCGCAAGAGCTTAACCTAGATTTCAACAAGGAACATCAGAAAACCAAAGAAATCATTGAGAAGATCAAAGAAATGGAACATCAAGGCTACCAATTCGAAGGCGCAGATGCAACACTGGAGCTTTTACTGCGGGAAGCTTTCGAAGGGCTTGAAGAAATCTTTACATTAGAATCCTTCAAAATGCTCGTGGAGAAATCAGCGAATCAAGCTGTCGTTTCCGAAGCTATCGTTAAGGTTAAGGTACATGGTGAAACGATTTACACCGCGGCAGAAGGAAATGGACCTGTCAATGCACTGGATAATGCGCTGCGCAAAGCACTTATTCAATACTACCCTGACATTAAGAATATTCATCTGTCCGATTATAAGGTGCGTGTACTTGATGAAAAAGGGGCTACAGCCGGCAAAGTTCGCGTGTTGATGGAAACAACCGACTTCAAGTCGACTTGGAACACGCTCGGCGTATCGAGCAACATCATTGAAGCGAGTTGGTATGCTTTGGTGGACAGCTTACGTTACGCGCTCATCAGCAGACAACGTGTAGAGCCAGTAAACAAAGACCAACAAGAACGTCTAGGACTTGTTAATCACTAA
- a CDS encoding TlpA disulfide reductase family protein: MKKNLIVMAFVLVVAGLAIYQNVQHKDEQTMMPTEQAAKVNFLAPSFTLQGLDGKDYTVGGAREKPMFVNFWASWCGPCEEEAPDLVNLYNKYEGKFDLYAVNVTPGDKMDNIKKFVETYKYSFPVLLDKQGTNADTYNVIAIPTSFLIDRHGVIREIIHVLSPKELDLKMAKLLEE; encoded by the coding sequence GTGAAAAAGAATCTCATCGTCATGGCATTCGTCCTTGTTGTGGCAGGCTTGGCCATTTATCAGAATGTGCAGCATAAGGACGAGCAAACCATGATGCCGACGGAACAAGCGGCCAAGGTCAATTTCTTAGCGCCATCCTTTACCCTGCAAGGGCTCGATGGGAAGGACTATACAGTGGGCGGCGCACGTGAGAAACCGATGTTTGTGAATTTCTGGGCATCCTGGTGCGGTCCTTGCGAGGAAGAAGCGCCTGATTTGGTCAACTTATATAACAAGTATGAAGGAAAATTTGATCTCTATGCCGTCAATGTGACGCCTGGAGATAAGATGGACAATATCAAAAAATTCGTGGAGACCTACAAGTATTCATTTCCTGTGTTGCTCGATAAACAAGGCACGAACGCAGATACGTACAATGTCATTGCGATTCCTACGAGCTTCTTGATTGATAGGCATGGCGTTATTCGTGAAATCATTCATGTACTCTCGCCGAAAGAGCTCGATCTGAAAATGGCCAAGCTCCTGGAAGAGTGA
- a CDS encoding MFS transporter, with product MNFYEHDEPSNSKESSSNEKGSVWQYLAFASIPLVLVLGNSMLVPVLPDMQDKMGISRFQSSLVITLFSLTAGIIIPVSGYFSDRFTRKAVIIPSLIVYGAAGVLAGLGAVWGSFPILIAARAIQGLGAAGTAPIAMALVGDIYKGPQASKALGLIEASNGIGKVVSPILGSLLALITWFAPFFAFPIFCLLALLAVIFMIKEPAKEKEAQSLKPYLKQIASILKSKGHWLLPAFFAGSITLFILFGVLFYLSQILEEKPYNIEGVRKGLVLAIPLLCLVITSYTTGAKIKQNGKLMRWLMNIGLILMTVSLALAIFLNGNLYVFIGLLSLSGIGTGLLLPCLNTMITGSVEREQRGMITSLYNSLRFIGVAFGPPLFGWLMSISHITLFTTVSALALAMLALVFFFIKPQT from the coding sequence ATGAATTTTTATGAGCATGATGAACCATCCAATAGCAAAGAATCCAGTTCGAATGAAAAAGGCAGCGTCTGGCAATATCTTGCTTTCGCCTCCATCCCCTTGGTGCTCGTGCTTGGCAATTCCATGCTCGTCCCCGTGCTGCCGGATATGCAGGACAAAATGGGCATTTCCCGCTTCCAAAGTTCGCTGGTTATCACATTGTTCTCATTAACGGCTGGCATCATCATCCCTGTTTCAGGCTACTTCTCGGACCGCTTCACACGCAAAGCTGTCATCATCCCTTCCCTCATCGTATACGGAGCCGCAGGGGTACTAGCAGGCCTCGGAGCCGTATGGGGCTCCTTCCCTATCCTCATCGCCGCACGCGCTATACAAGGGCTTGGAGCAGCCGGTACAGCCCCTATTGCAATGGCGCTCGTCGGCGATATCTACAAAGGCCCTCAAGCGAGCAAAGCGCTAGGATTAATAGAAGCCTCGAACGGAATAGGCAAAGTGGTCAGTCCCATTTTAGGCTCCCTCCTAGCACTAATTACTTGGTTCGCGCCATTTTTCGCCTTCCCGATCTTTTGTTTATTAGCCTTACTGGCGGTAATCTTCATGATCAAAGAGCCCGCCAAAGAGAAAGAAGCGCAGTCTCTCAAGCCATATTTGAAACAAATTGCATCTATTTTGAAAAGCAAAGGTCACTGGCTGCTGCCCGCCTTTTTCGCTGGCTCCATCACGCTTTTCATTCTATTCGGCGTCCTTTTCTACCTCTCCCAAATCTTAGAGGAGAAGCCCTACAACATCGAAGGCGTACGCAAGGGACTAGTCCTTGCTATCCCGCTGCTCTGCCTTGTCATAACTTCTTATACAACTGGCGCTAAAATCAAACAAAACGGCAAGCTCATGCGCTGGCTCATGAACATTGGTCTCATCCTGATGACCGTTTCGCTTGCACTAGCCATTTTCCTAAATGGGAACCTCTATGTATTCATAGGTCTTCTTTCACTCAGCGGCATTGGGACTGGCTTGCTCCTCCCCTGCTTAAACACGATGATTACTGGATCCGTGGAACGTGAACAGCGCGGTATGATCACTTCCTTGTACAATAGCCTTCGTTTCATCGGCGTTGCCTTCGGCCCACCTTTGTTCGGATGGCTCATGAGCATTTCACACATAACACTTTTCACGACGGTATCCGCCTTAGCTCTCGCTATGCTTGCCTTGGTGTTCTTCTTTATCAAGCCCCAGACATGA
- a CDS encoding M67 family metallopeptidase — MNVYLSDMLYDAIVAYSTEALPAEACGIIVGVNHGDHLQASKFFPLSNLAGDPAREFTINPLELLPYLQNDKQPVIGLFHSHPSAAAIPSERDLQTLWHTIPSYWILSLLKPSQPELAVYQLKKTITTTYHKLPLVRGQ, encoded by the coding sequence GTGAACGTCTATCTATCAGACATGCTTTATGATGCCATAGTGGCCTATAGCACGGAAGCACTCCCCGCAGAAGCTTGCGGAATTATCGTTGGCGTTAACCATGGTGATCATTTGCAAGCGAGCAAGTTCTTCCCTTTGAGCAATCTGGCAGGTGATCCAGCAAGAGAATTCACAATCAACCCCCTCGAATTACTTCCCTATTTGCAAAATGACAAGCAACCCGTGATCGGATTGTTTCATTCCCATCCTTCCGCGGCAGCCATCCCTTCTGAGCGGGATTTGCAAACCCTTTGGCACACGATCCCATCGTATTGGATCTTATCCTTACTAAAGCCTAGCCAGCCTGAATTGGCCGTCTATCAACTAAAAAAAACCATCACGACCACCTATCACAAGCTTCCGCTCGTTCGGGGT